Genomic DNA from Gossypium hirsutum isolate 1008001.06 chromosome A01, Gossypium_hirsutum_v2.1, whole genome shotgun sequence:
atgataaatttagtcactaatatttacatattttgtcaaaatggtCCTAATTCTATTTTTGAGCGTTTAATGGAATAATACGGAATTTCATATGTgttttaatgagatataatttattaattagataacttaataaaataattacatgtggaaaataataaaataaataaatcatacatgaaattttaaaaaataactcttaatttaaagaaaataaatgtaattatctaaAAGAAGTTTCAAAATCAATGCATATGTTTATTTACTGAgagatttcaaaaaaataattaataaatcaaaccaaaaatatTGAATGTGTGCAtccattttgaaacttttttttagataattatgtttattttctttaaatcaaatgttatctttttaatttcataaattatttatttattttattatttttcatatgtaattatcttattgagttacctaagtaataaattacatctcatcaaaataatagtactttcatcaaatttgttagaaaaaacagcttaaaaaaaaacaaaggttatggccaaaaaaaataaaaaaatacgaattattttgataaaacatgtaaatattaataatcaaTTTTGTCATTAAGCCTAAATAATCGAATGGAGAGggtgaaatataaaaaaaaagtgaaaaaattttaacagttaaaagtaattttttttacctttttactTTTGATTTAGTTATAAATAAAATGTCTTCTACTTTTTCCAAGTAAAATTCAAAAAATCCACCTGCCTACCGATGTGGGAGTTTCTTATTGGAGGAATTTTGTTTCTAACGGGGTGGGGTTAAATGGATAACGGCAACATAGGTTAGGGGGGAAtttttaattaagcttaattataattatgtttagAGATTGCAATAGAATGGAAGGGGTAGTCATGTTTTCAGCCCAACCCAACCCTAATTCCATATACTCCTAACTTAACTTCacattgaattaaatattaatttatttgacCAAAATCCGCCTCAAAAAAGTTAAAGCTATATACGACTTTGACCATAacctgtaaaaaaaaaaagaaaaaataaaaagagcacAGATTATATAGACTTTTGCATAATCTTTACAAGTTTTccgtttattaaaacaatataaattatAGGGATAATGACAAAAAATCTCCCTTTTTGTAAATGTgacatctatttttttaattccatTTGTTCATTGGTCGGGTTATCTATCCAGGCTGAAAATTTCGTCTGAAAATTTGtgagggtttggataaaaatattaagtttgaaaaataaatttaggtaaaaaaattagacccgtttaaaaaataggttAAGTTcgagcttgaacattcaaggcctgAGCCTAGTCCAACccgttttaagtttataatactttatatatattaggtaatttaaaacacattaaaaaaataagcctatactaaatatataatactactctaatgtaaatattaaaataatattaagatgattatataaaaaattttaataaataaaaaatatataaaataaaacaatataaataattttttaaaaattttaaaaaattgtattggCGGgcctaaaatagtcacttttgctTACGTTAGTTTATCTTTTAGTTACTTAtctttgaaatgttatgttttagttgcttacatttttgtgttataacattttagtcactaagacGTTAATAGTCGTTAACGGTGTAATAGTAAGCTAATATGACAggttaaataatcattttaaataaaaattttagattaatttatacaatcgaccatcatattttttcgttttaagcaatttaatttcttcttttatgttattttaacttttctttttatctttctttatttctcattctcttctgtttctttctctgttttcTTCCCTTCTCTATTTCAagtataagtgactaaaacgtaacatgagataaacaaaaataattattttaatagtttacctatTAAAAATAGAATAAGATTATTTGTGTTTATctctaaattatatataaacagATGGTTAAGCgttgaaattgaaatcaactAAGAATAAGTGATTCTTTTTCCTATATTAGATGAAGAGTTCATATGCGATGACTCATCCCTTCCTTaaagaatttttcctttttccgcAAAAGGTGGCATATGTTTTCACTTACTTCCCAGTTCCCActctatttttatgttttttttttaaattcgtagTACCGACaatgaaaaagaattaaaaattttaaaattaataagtttatcaaatatcatttttttaaaaaaaaaattatcaaagaaTTTACTAAAACAAACATAATAACTAATTTTCTGCATTTTGTAGAACTATTCCTcacgaattttaaaaaatactattttCTTTAGGCACAAGATAAGAAGGATAACATGACAAAATCCATTAAACACATGTATGGTGGTCCCTAAGACTATCCATAGACAAAGACTTACCTAACCCATGGGTAATCCAAATTCAAAGAATCAAACCTAACATTGACTtgtgctttttttaaaaaatggatgaatttaacCTTCCTATTTCAAAGTCTAAGCATGGACTTGAGTATAATTTTTtgataaaagaatatattttaaaatttgagtccagctttagttatatttatttatgcAAATAGTTACCACTCTCAAAAGttgatattaaaattaattaagaaaaatttgaGCTTGGATACAGCTaatgaaactttgaaaattttgaaatctcaaattgaaattgttgatataattgtaaattaaaaaaaaaaaacagtaacaAGGATGCTTCGTTTTGAAATTGGAATAGTTCATGAATTTAGCTGTCACCTGGGAAAATATAATCAAACCATTGACTTGGGATAACCTGTAGTTTCCAGGAATATTATGAACTCAAAAATCATATGTATATCAAACCTGGTGATTGATTCTTGATTTTAATCTGCAAATATAGAAGAACCCGAGGTTTACCACGGTTTATGTAATCACATGCAGTAACCCACTATGGCCATCTTTATACCCGGGAAAAAAAATCCAAACTCGAAAGAAAAATCTTATATCAATGGAGGTTTGAGGTTTCATATCCTGGCATTGGATTCAGATTCCTGGAAACTGCAGTTTGTTTCCCTATGTGTGTTTTGAAGTGGCCTCGGCTCGGGAAAGTACCAGTAAACTAACAGTGTTTAACAAAGATGAAGATGCAAATAAAAGTATTCATGGATAGAGTTAGGCCTACACAAGTATCTAGATCAATTTTCTGAGCCCGGCTTGaaaaatagatttatttttttgtccaaatctaaTCTAATTTAAGAAAGATAAATCTGGATCCAACCCacccatatttaattttttattaattttatttaaaaatataatacactaaatgcattaaaaatacgttaaaataaaaattttctaacacattcaaaatacattaaaaaatatttatattaaaaaacactacATGAATATAATatcgatttaattattattgggttaatgattgaatataaatatatataatattacttaacatatataattattttttataacataatatattcaaTCTGGACCGAGCTCGAGCCAAAACATGTTGCCCAAGACCCAACCCATTTAGAAAATAGGCCTTaaattttacccaaacccattaTTAGGGTAtcatatttttatccaaaacccCTCGTTTTTCGGACAAACCTTCAAGATGGGTGGCCTGAACTATGAGCAAGTGTACATATATCCAATTACTTGTGACCAAAATTTATGCATCAGTTCAGTTCCCTAAGCAAGCAGAGGGTAGTAGCATTAGCTTAAGCTTTTGTCGTATTAAAGAATCCCCACAGTGATGATTTTGTATTAATGGAATCAAAACTTCCATTTGAGAACTATCGTAAGGGCCTATTGCTAATAAAAATGGAGCAATACTACGACAGTAAGATGGGGACTGGAGGTGAAATCAATGATCAGACCTTAAAAACGGAGAATATATTTCAGCAGACGCTTCTCGAGTCATTAGTTTGTGGCAGTGTCCTTCACAAATTTGCTTGCCCTGAAATAGTAACGAAGACATtagaaagaaaggaggaaaatgGACGTAAAACTCATTAACTGAAAACTACCTTTTTTAGCAATATATCGGTTTTAAAATTACGACAGGTTCATATAAACAGAAACTTCTTCGACcacatgaaatatatgaaaatggtGCGAAATGACTTGAAATGCCAATTTTCTTTGATGAGCTTACCGCCATAAAATTACCATATAATACTCCACTATTATTGCATTGAAAAGATGTAGAAAGTCTCATAGATTAGAAGAATCCCAGCTTGCATATACAGCCCCAATGATTTTATCATGCAGTATGGGGCCAGAGCAAGCAACAATCCCCCGGTCAAGACCTTCTAAGTACAGTCCCTACTGAAGTCCAAGGGGCGACCTCCTGCATCCGTTACAACCCCACCAGCCTCTTCTACAATGACAACACCAGCAGCGTGATCCCATATCTTCTCTTTGTACCCAGATCTTGCAAACTTAATATAAACTTCAGCATCACCCCGAGCTATTGCTGCATATTTTACCATGCTATGGACTCGCATAGGTCGGTTTCTGCCATTAGAGTGCATGAAAAAGATAATATTAGGATCAAATCAGAAGATGACCTTACAAAAGCTATATAATTTCAGATACATTTGATTTCTTTAACTAAATAACAAGCAGGGAACTTATAAATGAAAttgttcatttcattttcattttcccaGAAGCACTCAACTTTTTAATGTAATTCTTGTTCCGTGCTTCATCCAAATTAAGAATTCGTTTCATTCATCATATGCAGGAAACAGATAGAAGATTCAGAAGTGAAAATAAACATAACGCACTTGAGACCTATGCTGTTAGCAAGCCCCTCGGTAAACAAGTGGTTTGAATTTGCCTTTTCCACAGGTTCACAAAAAGTTGCCAGCGATGGATCATCAACAGGAGAAGCCTGTAGCAATGTAGCAGAATTTGGCCATTCAAATTTTGTATCCCCATGGATCAAAGGTTGCATCCATGCCTGACCAGTTCCTCTACTTGCATACATCACACATCCTTTTTGCCAAATATCTGAAGATGGTGGACTCGTCGGCTTAATTTGGTTGCATTGATGATTATAATTCAACAATTCCTTTCTCATAGGGTAATTAGGACACCCAAGAACTCCAAGAACTAGCTTCCCATCCTCAATCAAGCCTAGTGCTACAGCATACTGGTCACCACGTACAAATCCCAATGTCCCATCAACAGGGTCAAGCACCCAATGTCTTCCAGTTGGGCCCCCAGTTGAGTTACACCGACTGATAGCCTCAAGGATTTGTGAAGTCCCGAGAACTTTCTTTGGACACTGAAGACCATACTTTGGTGCTTCAGCTAAGCATTCATTCACAGTATTGACAACAGCTGAAAGTAAACTAGCCGCTTCAGGCTTGGAGAGTGTTTGGACATCTTCTTCAGCAACAATGGACACACTCCAACCCTCCAAGAATTCGGAAAGCAGCCAACTAACAGTTGCTTGGACGCTCCAGTCTGTTAAGATAGAAACAACCGAAAGAAAACAAGTAAACACGAGTAGATAAAAGCACTTAattaagcaaaagaaaagaaaaattatgctCTTTCAAACCGTGAAAAAAGCTAGTAGCATCATCTCAGACTATAAATGCTTCATTATTTGAACAAACAGATTAGAAATCAAAGTATAACAGATATACACACCATAAATATGATGATTAGTTAAGAAAATACAAACAAAGACAAAAATATTTCCTGTAAACCGCACttcattttttatactttaaCTAGGAAGTAAAATCAAATTCAAGACCCTCTCTGCACAATTTTTTTTTCCTCCTTACAAGTGAAGGGAGAAAGCTTGATTcatgaaagagaaagagaaatagaaAGTTGAGGCAGAAAGCCAAATAATTTGCTAGGTACCTCCTTTTTTATCTTTAAAAACTTGATCAGTCAAATCGAACAATACTAGAGCGTGTGTTAGGCAATCAATTATAATTATGAGCAAGCACCTACACCTGCATTTCTGTCTACTAGCATACAACAAGCATGATTCGCATTCATCATCAATTATCAATTGAACTCTCATGAATTTATTAATCAGTGTCTTAATCCCTTTCAATAGCAAACTTTCACCCCAGCTTCCCCAACATACCTGTATACTTGCATATAAATAACAAAAAGTATCAACCTAGGATTAAAGTAAAACAGAACAAACAAGtgctattttcaaattaaatgatcCCCAACTGAGTTTACATTTCAAAGGACCAGCTACGTACAATTGCAATTAACAAAGAGGCTTATAGAGTTTCTTTCCATCATTCACGAATGCTGGCGAACCCAGACAAATTGCAATCAAATTATAACGAATTGAACTAGTTTCCCAACCAAAATGATCAGAACAATGAAACCCAGAAAACAAAACTGAACAGCCAATTACAAACTTGACCATACTTTCCTAAGTTTGTACAGTAAAATCCCTAAAGATTCCAATTCAACAGTAAGGAACAACGTTCTTAACATTTTCCTTATAGAAAAACAATGTATAGCACTAAAACGTTTCCTAACTTGTTCTTAACAATTTCCTcagacaaaaatttaaaaaaggaagCACCAAAATGCTAACATTCAAACAACCAAATGAATATTTTCAATCATCCAAACAATGATCAtattccaaatttttttcttccaaatttttttctttctttcttttactatCTAACAAACAACCAATGGCTTAAATATACGCCAATCAAACACCACATTACAAATTCATAATACCCCACCCcccaaattgaaaaaagaaaaaacaagtcAACCCATTGCAAAGAGCCTCATTCAAAGCAAACCCATCgaagaaaaaactaaaaataaaagacatcaaattccaaaaaaaagggaaaaaaaaactttcattttgtactaacaaaaaaaagagagagagagagaataccTGCAATAGTAACAGGAGAATCAtcatccttggccaaaacatGTCCAGAAGCAGCAGAAACCAAGCTTTGTTGCACTTTTTGACATAAAGAACAAGCCATATGCACAATTCTAACAGCCAAATCCAACTCTTTACCGTACTTGTCATTCTTCTCCGCCATGTTGGAGACAAGCTTTCTCAACAgccaaaacaaaaagaaaaagaaagttccAAAACCTCGGGATTTCTGCAGAGAGACTCAGGtatgtatcttttttttttttttgacccGTGTTTCAATGCAAAGGCATCAATGGCTTCTTCGGCTTCGGTAGATTTGGctttttaaagtttaaaccattttttttttcttaatgtgGGCTTATTTTGGTtctaattctttttatttttggtttttaatgattttcggGAAATTTTCCCTTTTAAGCAACCCTGATTTGCCACGTCAGATTTGTGTAAATAAGGACCGTCCGATATTATGGGATAGGATGGTGGAGATAataattttaaggtttaattCACGAAGTGTatctaatattttcattttagtcctaaaATATTTTTGTCTTTGGTATCTACAGTATCAATCattttctaatttggtacctaaagtatgcttctattatattttttagtctatttcttttcaatatttaataattttaataacttgtatattttatgattttctaaaaaaattataatattttaatgattactaataatcattaaaaattttaataaaaatactactcatttttttgttttccaaCAAATGTTGTCCTACATCATATCCTAAACTACCCTTATCAATGTGTATTGATCACCTCTCTTCAaccaaaatcattattatttactcACCTTAAACCACCAAACACTAAATTCATTATTTCTCAACTCCTTTACTCTCACTTCATCCAAATTTGATTACCAGCACATTTCAAACTCCACTATTAAAATCTAATCCAAaccttaaaaaaaactataattttcttatatatattttaattatttacaacATTTTATACTTTCAataagtctttatattttttattaattcatatattatcattttaattatttttatattatctaattttttataatatttatttaatatcttcATTATTTCGTAAgatattaataatgtttttataatatttaatattttttttcgaaattttatgatatttaataattttgatagattttatataattttcaaaatttttataacattttaacaacctttagctaaatttttataatgaatttaatatttccattttagttattttatatgattttctataatttctaaaaatatttaaaaattataatttatttggaatttttatataatccttaaaaataaattaagccttcctaaaaaattaaaatccgaTAAACCCTTCATGTCAACGTTATTTCATGTCAACCACCATGTCACCCACTACAGTAACACTTAATGTAACACTTAACGGTCTGTTAGGGGCTTTAATGAAAATGCAATTCAAAAAACTCAATTGATTGTTATTTTTGAATTAAGAGTCTAATTGATTACCCTTTTCAACCAGGGCCAATTGATTTccaaaaagttttttttagtattttagcctttagtattatatatatataatattgattaaaaaggtagaaaaatcatatataatatataaaaaaagtttaaaaatatttttttaattctaaaatatatagttaaaattcctaaaaggttaaaataatatataaaaatggaaaaatatcataaaattttaaaaagctacttaaatttcaagtaattgcaaaaagaaacttgaaatttaaaaatagtattagaaattcataattatatattttaggatttttataaaaaatattttaaaatttttttacaattttttaattttttgcaataatgttattaatttcaaataatttattttcaattattttattttttaaaattttattttcattattatttttataatttataagtttttttctagaatatatatttaaatttttatatatttttatgtgtatatgcatttaataaaagaaaatatttatttatttacataaagCATCACGTGGCGCTTTGTGATTAGCTATAAAATtgtttgtataaaaaataaactaagaaATATAATATAAGTATATTCTGTTATCAAATTAGAAAATGACTAAtattttaggtactaaattgaaaaaaagtatTAGATATGAAGTGGAGAATGGAGATTATAACTGGCGGGGCCCATTGATGTAATAAAAGTATTTTCTTATTCAAATTAATAATAGTACTTTTCCCCAGAACCAACAGGAGATTATAAGTCGAGGGGCCCATTGATTTAATGGCCATTTGATGTGAAATCCGAGGACAAGACAAATCTTTGAGAGTTTTtgagaaataatattttatatataattttaagaaataatgatatatatattttttaatttaagaagTTAAGTAAGTGTAAGTATTTTTTTAGGTGAGTTGTTTTAGAAAAGtggataaatatttaaaaaatatattttttttttaaaatttaaatgatataattaactttataaatttttattggaaaaattaggtaaaaatgtctaaataaaaaaatttagagatttaggtaaaagattttcaaaattagaaaaataagttaattttaaaaaaaaagaaaaaaaacacataCAAGGAAAAAcgtttttcaaaaaacacttttcACAAaacacattttattttaatatattaactcttttgataaaattgtcaaatgTTAGTGATTTTATTTTTGAGTACCAAGTTAATTTCTTTTCCTACTtacttttgtatttttaatttttttaaaaatttaattaaagtttttaattaataaatatattatttttaaatttttaaatttacttttataattaataactcttttatgtatataaataaaataataaatatgtaattatataataaaatatatattatatataaaaataaaagatttattaattaaaaagataaattaaaaaacttgaaaatgatatatttattaattaaaaaaattaaaacaatataaaataaaaataatgtgagtaaaaattaattcaagggcaaatttattaacatttaaccattcgacaaaatagttaatatattaaaagaaaccGCATTTTGCATTTTTTCCAAAAACACGTTTTCTGTTTCTTTCTCTAAAATCGATTTATTTATCTAAACTTGTGAAATTCAGGACctaattctctattttttttagacatttttacctaattttttcattttatttttcgtaATTTACGAGTTGATTTGGTGCCGTTTGAagaatatgaataaataattataagaatTATGACTAGATACATTGTCGGTAAAAAAACAAATTCTGTAAAACTAGAACAATGACAAGttttacttgtaattttttatatatatattttggatgtaataatataattttcgtaaggttataattttaaaaaagtatttaaatatgGAAAATATTTATCTATATTTCATACTTTATAATACTAATAGTCTAATACCAAATAAAGCACCTCACAAATGACAAAACGCAATTccctatttaatgaaaatatgaaaatcaaGACTTAGCTTGAGGTTGGTTATTCGATATTTTAGGTCAATTCAGTCCcaatctatttatatttttattataatgttgAAAAAGGGTACATTTGATTTCTACACAGTAGACTATAACTTTAATCATTACCACAACCCAATTGTGCTAAATCAAATtgattttaagtatttttatacgttagattatattatattttttttaattttaaaaaataaattaataaatttttataagttagataaaaaagtaaattaactTTTTTCTTAAAAGTTTTATTCATGTGTGTTGTTAAAAATTAGGAGATTGGCAGAATAATCAAACAATAACATATGTGACAATAACATATGACATATTACATGTACCTCATGTTGACATAAAAAGACTAACTTTTATTAACAAAAgcgaataaatttttttaagtttttagtaGAAAAAACACTGACAGAAATTTGACCTTTTTGTTGATCTCTTGCTCATCATCTTACTGAAGTGTAAACTTTTCACCACAAATTACCATTTACCTTGGCCCTGACGATAAGTATAGTATCAATTCCGTTGGGATATGATGTAGGAGAATGACAATTGATATATTCTGCCACCAGAAAAAATAATGTAAATGAATTCATAGTATCATTACAATGATTGAAAAATGTAAAACGTGATTTGTCGGAAATGTATGGAATAGACGAAACCACAATATCAATCAAAACGGGTCCATTGTACAATATCGTGCCAACAAAGAAAAACACTGTAGATGGCTGCGGGTGCACATAAGTTTGCAAATAGATTGTTGATGGCTGCGGTTTGCACAGTAAAATTTACAGATGAACTGTCAATACTTTCATCATATATATTCTCCCCTCTTATATAATGTAATATGAGATATTTATAATAGATTAATACGGTAACatttaatatgattttaataGATCAATACGGTAACAATTAATATACTTATAACAATTCAATAAAGTAgaaattaatatgtttataacaAATCAATTCAGTAGCAAAAGATATGCTTATCATGTATTCGATTTAATGGTAATATACAACATGCTGAACATACAATAAGTAATACAGATGGAATAGGCATATATTGTTCACATATCATGCATATACAATAATAACTCGGTCATTCAGATCATGCATTCCAGTAATCATATTATCATGGGTTCAATTGAAGGAAATATAACTCTAAAAATAGTTCGGGGGACTATTCAGGGGCTAAactaattaaatcataaaattttgggtaaactGTAAAATCTGAAAAAATAAAGGTCACTTGGTTGTGTGGCTAGATCATGTGAGAGGGTTgaagccgtgtggccaggctttGTAACAGACTGTGACCATGTGGTGAACAATATAATTTCCTACAGTaggcacacggttgtgtggcagGCCATGTGGAAGGGTAATGCCCGTGTGATAAGCAAACTAGCCTAGGGTTCCAAAGGTCCAtggtcgtgtggtccacacgcccgtgtgaccttaaTTCTAGGCACGATTTACCTCGATtttcttgtaaaagaacacatacTTTTCACCGAAAACTCGAACGACGTCCCTTGTTATCAAATCTAGCCTTATTCTCCCAAATAAAATCCTTCAAACGACATTTACACAAGAATTAATGGTTGATTTCAAGGTTAATCAAGATTTTCGAGAGATGTGTCAAGAATCAATAAAGGCTGATTAATCGAACGTAGGGTTAGttctagataaaaaaaattacagaagTTCAAGATCTAAACTTTGAAACGAGATGTACTCATCGTTTATAGGCAATGATCGGATTGCGATTGTCGTCAATTACAAAATCAATGGAAGAATA
This window encodes:
- the LOC107918059 gene encoding PAP-specific phosphatase HAL2-like isoform X1 — translated: MAEKNDKYGKELDLAVRIVHMACSLCQKVQQSLVSAASGHVLAKDDDSPVTIADWSVQATVSWLLSEFLEGWSVSIVAEEDVQTLSKPEAASLLSAVVNTVNECLAEAPKYGLQCPKKVLGTSQILEAISRCNSTGGPTGRHWVLDPVDGTLGFVRGDQYAVALGLIEDGKLVLGVLGCPNYPMRKELLNYNHQCNQIKPTSPPSSDIWQKGCVMYASRGTGQAWMQPLIHGDTKFEWPNSATLLQASPVDDPSLATFCEPVEKANSNHLFTEGLANSIGLKNRPMRVHSMVKYAAIARGDAEVYIKFARSGYKEKIWDHAAGVVIVEEAGGVVTDAGGRPLDFSRDCT
- the LOC107918059 gene encoding PAP-specific phosphatase HAL2-like isoform X2, with the protein product MMERNSISLFVNCNYWSVQATVSWLLSEFLEGWSVSIVAEEDVQTLSKPEAASLLSAVVNTVNECLAEAPKYGLQCPKKVLGTSQILEAISRCNSTGGPTGRHWVLDPVDGTLGFVRGDQYAVALGLIEDGKLVLGVLGCPNYPMRKELLNYNHQCNQIKPTSPPSSDIWQKGCVMYASRGTGQAWMQPLIHGDTKFEWPNSATLLQASPVDDPSLATFCEPVEKANSNHLFTEGLANSIGLKNRPMRVHSMVKYAAIARGDAEVYIKFARSGYKEKIWDHAAGVVIVEEAGGVVTDAGGRPLDFSRDCT